The following are from one region of the Natronosporangium hydrolyticum genome:
- a CDS encoding pyridoxal phosphate-dependent decarboxylase family protein has translation MASHMTPEDFRAYGHQLVDWVADYWRRLAEQPATLPVQPPVKPGQVAGQLPSKPPAHGEPIEAVLADLDQIITPATTHWQHPGFFGYFPANTSGPSVLGDLISSGLGTQGMLWSTGPAATELETVMLDWLVDLLGLPARFHSHGPGGGVIQDSASSAALVATLAALHRASDGAWRTAGVDRRYTVYTSTEGHSSIEKAVRIAGLGESALRLVEVDPQTLAMRPDALRDQLAADRAAGATPALVVATIGTTSTTAIDPLPQIGEICTQEQVWLHVDAAYAGSAAVCPELRWTHAGVAHADSYCFDPHKWLLTGFDCDAFWVADRAELVAALTVLPEYLRNAATSTGAVIDYRDWQVPLGRRFRALKLWFVLRWYGAEGLRAHIRHGVALAARFADLVRADDRFELVTDHPFALVCFRLRGGDDASNERLLTRLNAAGEVFLTHTRVNGRYTLRLAVGSPHTTEETIDALWRDLRRLAELA, from the coding sequence GTGGCCTCGCACATGACCCCGGAGGATTTTCGGGCCTACGGACACCAGCTGGTCGACTGGGTGGCGGACTACTGGCGACGACTCGCCGAGCAGCCCGCCACCCTCCCGGTCCAGCCCCCGGTCAAGCCGGGGCAGGTGGCGGGCCAGCTGCCCAGCAAGCCGCCCGCACACGGTGAGCCCATCGAGGCGGTGCTCGCCGACCTCGACCAGATCATCACCCCGGCGACCACCCACTGGCAGCATCCGGGGTTCTTCGGCTACTTCCCCGCCAACACCTCCGGCCCCAGCGTGCTGGGTGACCTGATCAGTTCAGGGCTGGGCACGCAGGGGATGCTGTGGTCCACCGGGCCGGCCGCCACCGAGCTGGAGACGGTGATGCTGGACTGGTTGGTCGACCTGCTCGGCCTGCCGGCCAGGTTCCACAGCCACGGGCCCGGCGGCGGCGTCATCCAGGACTCCGCCTCGTCGGCCGCGCTAGTGGCGACCCTGGCGGCGCTGCACCGGGCCAGCGACGGCGCCTGGCGCACCGCCGGCGTGGACCGCCGGTACACGGTCTACACCTCCACCGAGGGCCACTCGTCGATCGAGAAGGCGGTCCGCATCGCCGGCCTCGGCGAGTCGGCGCTGCGGCTGGTCGAGGTGGATCCGCAGACGTTGGCGATGCGGCCGGATGCGCTGCGCGACCAGCTCGCCGCCGACCGGGCCGCCGGCGCGACCCCAGCGCTGGTCGTCGCGACGATCGGCACCACCTCCACCACCGCGATCGACCCACTGCCGCAGATCGGTGAAATCTGCACCCAGGAGCAGGTGTGGCTGCACGTCGACGCGGCGTACGCCGGCTCAGCCGCGGTCTGCCCGGAGCTGCGCTGGACCCACGCCGGGGTGGCGCACGCCGACTCGTACTGCTTCGACCCGCACAAGTGGCTGCTCACCGGCTTCGACTGCGACGCGTTCTGGGTAGCCGACCGGGCAGAGCTGGTCGCGGCCCTGACCGTGCTGCCGGAGTACCTTCGCAACGCCGCCACCAGCACCGGCGCGGTCATCGACTATCGGGACTGGCAGGTGCCGCTGGGCCGGCGGTTCCGGGCCCTGAAGCTGTGGTTCGTGCTTCGGTGGTACGGAGCCGAAGGGCTCCGGGCGCACATCCGCCACGGCGTTGCGCTCGCCGCCCGCTTCGCCGACCTGGTCCGCGCCGACGACCGCTTCGAACTGGTCACCGACCATCCGTTCGCACTGGTGTGCTTCCGGCTGCGCGGCGGTGACGACGCCAGCAATGAGCGACTGCTCACCCGGCTCAACGCGGCCGGCGAGGTGTTCCTGACCCACACCCGGGTCAATGGCCGCTACACGTTGCGGCTGGCGGTAGGCTCCCCCCACACCACCGAGGAGACGATCGACGCGCTCTGGCGGGACCTGCGACGGCTCGCCGAGCTGGCGTGA
- a CDS encoding MarR family winged helix-turn-helix transcriptional regulator codes for MGQTTETSAIAFGPQLIGRTEKALNALLDRQLAGTGLIEPQWVALTLTVGSGGAVPGETLVDRISGALKVDQATTHRLVGELAAVDLVRTTEAGVIVATEAGERRWRAVRAGIVPLTEELWGDLAETELKVASRVLNTILARADAMLATT; via the coding sequence ATGGGACAGACAACCGAAACCAGCGCCATCGCCTTCGGTCCGCAGTTGATCGGCCGAACGGAGAAGGCGCTCAACGCCCTCCTGGATCGGCAGCTCGCCGGCACCGGACTGATCGAACCGCAGTGGGTGGCGCTGACGCTCACCGTCGGGAGCGGCGGGGCGGTGCCCGGCGAGACGCTCGTCGACCGGATCTCCGGCGCCCTGAAGGTCGACCAGGCTACGACTCATCGACTGGTCGGGGAGCTGGCCGCCGTCGACCTGGTGCGGACGACCGAGGCGGGAGTGATCGTCGCGACCGAGGCCGGCGAGCGGCGCTGGCGTGCGGTCCGCGCCGGCATCGTCCCGCTGACCGAAGAGTTGTGGGGCGACCTCGCCGAGACCGAGCTGAAAGTTGCGAGCCGGGTGTTGAACACCATCCTGGCCCGCGCAGATGCCATGCTCGCCACGACATGA